The following proteins are co-located in the Plasmodium vinckei vinckei genome assembly, chromosome: PVVCY_11 genome:
- a CDS encoding BolA-like protein, putative, producing MSVQKIIEQKLSTALKPVFLELIDKSCGCGTAFDAIIVSNNFVDKRLLDRHRIVNEIIKEELQNIHAFSMKCHTPIEYDKLKEK from the coding sequence atgagtGTACAGAAAATTATAGAACAAAAATTAAGCACTGCCTTAAAACCAGTTTTTTTAGAATTGATTGACAAATCATGTGGATGTGGAACTGCCTTTGATGCAATAATTGTTTCAAACAATTTTGTAGATAAAAGATTATTGGATAGACATAGAATTgttaatgaaataataaaagaagagttacaaaatattcatGCATTTTCTATGAAATGCCACACTCCTATTGAATATGATAAGCTTAAGGAAAAATAA
- a CDS encoding NLI interacting factor-like phosphatase, putative codes for MKRKRIERCIYYILNRLKIHMRIWIKLKNVMKYILGFFVIKRKFNVRTYRKRRTFPSMTLVLDLDETLIYCTKKKIYDYQKEVDVLINGKYISLYVCKRPYIDLFFSVLYPYYEIIIFTTSIKSYADTVLNIMDVDHYIDKKFYREDCYEMNGKVYIKNLVNIKKEISKMILIDDSNASGFKYPDNFFHIKKWQGEMNDTELLDIIPFFLNLRKVGDIRSICSFKAKSQKDIANLLTTAPAKHINYLNDNLSQSLYPQSLAFQAINYLKIFMSKFRYARKKKQWNELGKKINNKMKSYPYSLSKLKGSSDDDEYKKKREKMLRRKLHY; via the coding sequence ATGAAACGGAAAAGGATCGAACGATGTATTTACTACATACTAAACAGACTTAAAATTCATATGAGAATATggataaaattgaaaaatgtaatgaaatatattttaggattttttgtaataaaaagaaaattcaATGTAAGAACGTATAGGAAAAGAAGGACATTCCCATCTATGACATTAGTTTTAGATTTAGATGAaacattaatatattgtacaaaaaaaaaaatatatgattatcAAAAAGAAGTTGatgtattaataaatggaaaatatatatctttatatgtatgtaaaAGACCATATatagatttatttttttccgtTTTATATCCATActatgaaataataatatttacaacTTCAATAAAATCATATGCTGACActgttttaaatattatggaTGTTGATCAttatattgataaaaaattttatagagAAGATTGTTATGAAATGAATGGGaaagtatatattaaaaatttagtaaatattaaaaaggaaatttccaaaatgatattaataGATGATTCAAATGCTTCAGGTTTTAAATATCcagataatttttttcatataaaaaaatggcaaGGAGAAATGAATGATACAGAATTATTAGAtattattccattttttttaaacttaCGAAAAGTTGGTGATATACGATCTATATGTTCTTTTAAAGCCAAATCACAAAAAGACATAGCTAACTTATTAACCACTGCACCAGCTAAACATATAAactatttaaatgataatttatCTCAATCTTTATATCCACAATCTTTAGCATTTCAAgcaataaattatttaaaaatatttatgagtAAATTTAGATATGCtcgtaaaaaaaaacaatggAATGAATTaggtaaaaaaattaataacaaaatgaaatcCTATCCTTATTCTTTGTCAAAACTTAAGGGTTCCAGTGATGATGATGAATACAAAAAGAAGAGAGAGAAAATGTTGAGAAGAAAGTTGCACTACTAG